From the Exiguobacterium aurantiacum genome, one window contains:
- a CDS encoding phosphoglycerate dehydrogenase → MFHIKTYNQIAKDGLRRFEPSEYAVNDAEQADAWVIRSHDVHDADIPPYLLAIARAGAGVNNIPLERLARQGVVVFHTPGANANAVKELVLASMLLSVRPILEGANWVNGHAFADQASLEQAMEDEKRRFVGSELRGKRVGIIGLGAIGASLANDLLHLGIDVIGYDPHLSVDAAWNISQQVKRAKQLSELLADVDILSIHMPLTDDTRHMIDATWFKQMKPGATVLNFARGELVNDSDLLEALDENVATYITDFPKQVLLGHPQVVAFPHLGASTHESEVNCAIQAVDTLKLYLETGNIRNSANFPNAELPYVGKRRLAVLHLNVPNMVGQIASRLAENGINIDNMVNRSRNDVAYTLIDIDNHKHEALSVHALYDIEGVMRVREF, encoded by the coding sequence ATGTTTCATATAAAAACGTATAATCAAATCGCCAAGGACGGGCTAAGACGCTTCGAACCGAGCGAGTATGCCGTCAATGACGCGGAGCAAGCCGATGCCTGGGTCATTCGGAGTCACGATGTCCACGACGCGGACATCCCGCCGTACTTGCTCGCCATCGCTCGGGCCGGCGCCGGCGTGAACAATATCCCGCTCGAACGACTGGCCCGGCAAGGGGTCGTCGTCTTCCATACACCGGGTGCGAATGCCAACGCCGTCAAGGAACTCGTGCTCGCCAGCATGCTACTATCGGTCCGACCGATTTTAGAAGGGGCGAACTGGGTCAACGGACATGCGTTCGCCGATCAGGCGTCGCTCGAACAAGCGATGGAAGATGAGAAACGGCGCTTCGTCGGTTCTGAGCTGAGAGGTAAACGAGTCGGGATTATCGGTCTCGGTGCGATCGGTGCATCGCTCGCCAACGATTTGCTTCACCTCGGCATCGACGTCATCGGCTATGACCCGCACTTGTCGGTCGACGCGGCCTGGAACATCTCGCAACAAGTGAAGCGAGCCAAGCAGTTGAGCGAATTGCTCGCCGACGTCGATATCCTGTCGATTCATATGCCGCTCACGGATGACACGCGTCATATGATTGACGCGACGTGGTTCAAACAGATGAAACCGGGCGCCACCGTCTTGAATTTTGCCCGCGGTGAGCTCGTGAACGATTCTGATTTACTCGAGGCGCTCGATGAGAACGTCGCCACATACATCACCGATTTTCCGAAACAAGTGCTGCTCGGACATCCGCAAGTCGTCGCCTTCCCGCATCTCGGGGCATCGACGCACGAGTCTGAGGTGAACTGTGCGATCCAAGCCGTCGATACGCTCAAACTGTACTTAGAGACCGGTAACATTCGTAACTCGGCCAATTTCCCGAACGCGGAACTCCCATATGTCGGGAAGCGGCGTTTGGCGGTGCTCCATTTGAACGTCCCGAATATGGTCGGTCAAATCGCGAGCCGGCTCGCCGAGAACGGCATCAATATCGATAACATGGTCAACCGGAGCCGCAACGACGTGGCCTATACGTTGATCGACATCGATAACCATAAACATGAGGCGTTATCTGTGCACGCCCTATATGACATCGAGGGCGTCATGCGCGTCCGCGAATTTTAA